gcctagaagagcgagttgacttctggctagaccgggacaactgcacagcaaatgtctgctcgatacttcctcatcttcgtcctcgcagtatctgcacaggtcgttttgaggaaccccgagccgacgtgcgtgagtgcccaaaaggcagtggccggtgataagagatattatatgccttagttcgtgtttcgaaagacttataagggtttttgtctgtttcagattgtaggatggccagatttgtctggtcgtaacgcaagtagtttccactcgccacctccgatcagcaatgctgtgaaattctcgatcaatgatcattttacatgttgagagcggaatgtggattgtgggtaagttactaacatttgattgtgcagctccagctcttgcgagctcatcagctttgcagttaccttcgaatccactgtgacccggtatccagataacttggacagaattctgaacacttatctcgttaagagataagagacaggatcgaaccacatctgagtgggtataagaggagctgagtgctcgaacggccgcttgactgtcggtggaAAAGCgaatatcctctagtgatattctattttctaagagagttttcgcagcataccagatagcgcatacttccgcttggaatacgctacagtagtcgggtaatctaaatgatagattgatgtgaggggaattggaaaatattccaaatcccactttgccgtcttgttttgaaccatctgtgtatataatcagagggccatcgatttcggttagatttgtcttccattcttccctggttgggagtgaacaggagaatagcaagggtggtgatggaagacttacatgatagtctatgtcggaagagataacagtgttcctgttcagtatggccgaatggccaagatacttattccattccgatatagcattcatgcgtgtcccTGCTTTCGCtacaatcgctttgccagccagatcgatagggaacaagtgaagcaacgtatttagagccttagtaggtgttgtacttaagcatcctgttatcaggaggcaggctgttttttggactcgatcaattgtggctactctacaccgtttttcgagtgctgtccaccatacaaccacaccgatttatttacttttatgataaaaatatacCCGAAGACTTGTGTGATCCTGTACAAGAGCGACAGccacaatacaatttttttgaacacatcGAGTAATTGGCACTGCACCCAGGTTACTCCAATTTTTGGGTAATATGCCACATATTAACACTCGATTATGGTTAATAGAACCGATGGTTTAAAAGAATGGAAATGTTGTCCCAATTGTCTAGTCACTGGCTTAACAAATCACTGAGACAATTCTGCAACGGCTCTCGTCCCActctttttctttctctttagGTAAGACTGGGTTTGGTTAACCTAATGAAGTTAAACCTGAGAAGTCAATCCATTAGTTTTCTGCTTCACAATgcgattttttatatgtttgtaaaagctttctatatttttctttcaccgttCTTGATTCAATGACTTGAAGGAGCTGCAAATCACACATGAGACATCACAGAGACGTGCTCATTAGAGCCATAATAACTAGAGTTCAATAAATTGTTTGCTTTTGCCATCAATTCCATGTTGTTCGGTTGGACCCATGCGTTTTGGTCTTTAAACAATCAATGATACGCTGCTGTTGGCAGAGAAAATCAAAGTCTGCTGCCTTTTATCAGAAGAACGAAGTAATTTTGTGCTTTCGTTCTCATGACAATCGGGTCCACATTACCGTAATAACCTAAATTTATATCAGGCCAAGAATTGTTATTTCAGCAGCATTTCAGCAAATTTATAGGGAATATTTCAGGCTGTCACAACAGCAACTACTGACACGCTTTGTTCAATTCGTCTCAAATTGCCTAAGTAAGCAGGCTTAGTAccaattacaaatttttctccAGTCTTGAAAATGAATCCCATCGAGTGGGTCTTGCGGTAAACGAAGGTAAGACAGAGAACCTTATGTCAACAACCAAAAAGTCTACGGAGGTTGCGATTGACAATTACGAGTTCGTCGTAGTTAAGGACTTTGTCTATCTAAGATCCAGcatcaacaccaacaacaacgacaGCCAAACCATTCAGCGcagaataactcttgccaacaggtgcttTTCTGGGCTGGGTCGGTAATTGAAATGCAGAGGCCTCTCTcgatgcacaaaaaaaaagctcTATCATTCACTCATTCTCCCGGTCTTACTATTTATATGACGCTGAGTCATAAACTGACCACCGATAGACGGGTACTAGGAGCTTTCGAGAGAAGAATTCTTCGCAAGATCTATGATCCGATTTGCGTGCTCATTTCGAAATGCACCGGTGGAACTCGCAAAAAAGTACGTCGacatctacgttggaaagaccaagtcgcCGACGCCCTGACTGCCCCTGGAGTTTTTAACTGGGGTCAACGCGCGCAGAGGCGATTGGCATAACATTTTGGTGGCATACCATTTTGGTAGCGGTCAAGACCGACCGTCGGTTGTAGTTGCCAGCTAAGTaagtaaaatatgttttcttcACAATGTCCCCAGAACTTATTTCTtgccaaaaattgttgaattaatTCGTTTTTCTTTATATTCAATTAATAAGCGCTTACTCACCTTTCCCAAAGCGAAATGTCCTTCGTTATCCTTAACAGTCTGTTCCAATTTCTCTAAATAGAACGGAATGACTTCGGTATTGAGTGTTACGAGTTTCTTCTCTTTGATGTCATCCTCCGGTTCGTAGGAGACGACTGCAATTTCtatagattaaaataaaaattaatcaaaacaaCATGCAACATGCAAGCGCACACATTGTTCGCTACTTAGACGGAAATCGTTGATGGTATCAACAACAATATCAATTTGTAGATCCTCCCACGGAGTGGCGCCGTTCAGGCCTACTGTACGAGCCAAAAAGCGGGCCATCGAAATGCTCTGATGTACACGTTTGCCATCCACCTCGAGTACAGGCATTTGACCCATGGGCATTGCTGTCGGCGGCAAAGAAAAATagtgggagagagagagagagagagagagggtaAGTGAGTGAGTCAAATAGATAGATGGATTGAGTTGTAGAAAAGGAAATTAACGCATACTTACTCGGCTTGAGTGCCGGCCACTCGTCACGCGTGACACGCACATCCTCATACTCAATGCCGCCGTATGCAAATAAGTAACGTAGCGGCTCAGCCAATGCTTTCACATTGAAGTAGAAGAGGGTGTAGGAGTGTTTAATGGGTTCAGCTGGTGCCGCATCGGCGGGCGCGCCCTCGACACCCTCGGCTGGTGGCGCTTCCTCGGCTGGTGGGGGTGCTTGTGCTTCATCGgccattatttatttgttttgttgattgattgtAGTAACTGTGATGGATagacgaaaaagaaaaattcagttttaacaaaatttgtgagGTAAATAaattcgattgatataaaaaatctaTTGTTTCCGCTATTGCCAGAGTGACAAATAATACTGGAATTATGagttaataaattcaaaagaaacaaaaggcattaattatataaaatcgcCGCCACTTATTTACACTTTACTAGGCTAATGACAGCTGGCGGGTGCGTAAGGAGCTTTGCTTATTCAGTAACTCTTTTATGGGTTTTTAAATTGTGTTTACTGACAAGTGAATTTAATGCGCTCgtttacgtttggttcatcacACAGCACCAGCTCTGCTTACCAAAGCTGGTCCACttggcacattatatcataacctcaaacTTCATATCAAAAAACGTGAGGTTTAACTGGTGAAGCAGCTACTTTAGGCGCAG
The sequence above is drawn from the Anastrepha obliqua isolate idAnaObli1 chromosome 4, idAnaObli1_1.0, whole genome shotgun sequence genome and encodes:
- the LOC129245965 gene encoding glutathione S-transferase S1; its protein translation is MADEAQAPPPAEEAPPAEGVEGAPADAAPAEPIKHSYTLFYFNVKALAEPLRYLFAYGGIEYEDVRVTRDEWPALKPTMPMGQMPVLEVDGKRVHQSISMARFLARTVGLNGATPWEDLQIDIVVDTINDFRLKIAVVSYEPEDDIKEKKLVTLNTEVIPFYLEKLEQTVKDNEGHFALGKLTWADVYFAGIIDYMNYMVKRDLLEQYPALKAVVDEVNALESIKAWIEKRPVTEV